GCGGCCATGCATCAGGTAAAATCAATGATTATATCGTATCGGCAATAGATGCCGGCTTTCAGGTAATCGGAATTTCAGATCACTCGCCTTATTTTGCCCATGAACAAGACCAGCCTCAGCCAGGTATCGCTATGGCCAGAAGCGACTTCCCTAATTATATCGCCGAGGTGCTGAGACTTAAGGAAAAATACAAGGATCGTATTGAAGTATTGCTGGGTGTGGAATCTGACTTTTACATAGATCAAATTGAGCTCTACAGAAAGTCCTATGAGCCGTACCCTTTCGACTACATTATTGGCTCCGTACACCAAACAAGAGGAATAAGCATATTTAACCGCAATCGCTGGAACGGTAAAACCGAGGCTGAGCAAATCGATGAAAAAAAGCATTATTATGAGCTTATTCGTGAATCGGCCAATAGTGGGCTATTCCAGGTGCTTGGTCATATCGACGCCATGAAGGGGTACTTCCCACTCTTCGCTAATATTACCGGCGCAGAAGCTGAGATCGACGAAACGCTAAAAGCAGTTGCTGCAAACGATATTTCTATCGAGATTAACACGAGCGGCAAAACAAAGTATTGCGGCGGGTGGTATCCATCGGATTCCTTGCTCGAGCGTGCGTTGCATTTCGGAGTTGATGTTACGTTTGGATCGGACGCTCACGTCCCTGATCGTGTTGGGGATGAATGGGATATCGTGCAGAAGCGATTGCAAGAAATCGGCTTCAAGCGCTGGGTCTTTTTCCGGCAAAAGCATAAAATCATCGTTCCTTTGTGATAGCCGCGTTGGCCGGGGGCAATAGTTATAGATTTTATGGTTAATGCTCCCTCAGCCGCGTCGGTTGCCCCAAGGCGTGCCATACAAAAAAAAGGAAGCCTGCCATCGGTGGCAGGCTTCAATATTATGAAAAAAGGGGGTCTTGTTTATTATAATATCCGAGTTCTGCGACAGAACGATAACAGGAATGTTTCATTTGTGTAACAAAATCACATTTTCCTTATTAAGGTAGATCTATCAACATAATACGAGCACCTTTTTCGCTCAGAATGGACAGCTCAGGAACATTTTCTATCCGCGCTGCATCCCTGCGCCCAAGCTTTGCTTCACCATTAACGCTAACCTCACCTTCGAGCACGAACAAGAACACCTTCCTGCCCGCCCCCTGTGTAAAAGCTAACGGTTTACCCGCAGAAGGAGCCGATAAATAGATCGTCATATCTTGATGCACATGCGCGATTTTCCCCTCTACTCCGTTTGAGGAAGCAATGGGAACCAAAGTGTCCGCCAATCCCTCTGTATCGAATTCTGTTGTTTCATAAGAAGGACTAATCCCTTTCACGCTTGGCAAAAACCACATCTGCAGTAGGTCAAGCTGCTCATCTTTGGAAATGTTGTATTCCGAATGAAACACTCCTGTGCCTGCCGACATTCTCTGGATGCCGCCCCATGTCGTTTCAGCACGATTGCCTAAGCTGTCTTTATGCTCCAGAACCCCATTCAGCACCACAGTAACAATTTCCATTTCCCTATGAGGGTGCATGCCGAATCCTTCTGTTGCCGCAATGGAATCGTCGTTCAAAACTCTCATCGGTCCAAATTGCAAGTATTTCTCATCATAATAATCCGCGAAGGAAAAACTAAAGTTTGATTTTAACCAGCCATGGTCCGCCGAATAACGTTCGATAGCGCGTTGAATATTGATCAATGAAATAACCCCCCTGTATGAATTCAGTTTAACTGAATTGCTGAGCGCATACTCTTTTGCTAATTCAAATACTACCATAGTAACTTACAAATGTAAAGTAACTAACATATTTTTAATTTTTACTTACTTTTCGGAAGTGAGTATGTTAAAATGAACAACAAAGGGGGAATCGGTATGGACTATTCCAAAATGTGCCCCAAGTACGAATCGGCTGCTGAGTTACTGGGTAAAAAATGGACGGGGCTCATCATTCGAGTACTACTCGGTGGTCCCAAACGGTTTAAGGATATTAAAGAACAAATTCCTGACATGAGCGATAAGATGCTGACAGATCGCATGAAAGAGCTTGAATCAATTGGAATTCTTACCCGAACCGTATATCCAGAAATGCCGGTGCGTATCGAATATGAATTAACAGAAAAAGGCCACAACTTAGAGGAAGTCATTCTATCCATTCAAACGTGGGGCGAGAACTGGATGTAATGAACGAGCAATAACAAAAAAAGCAGCGGAGCCTATACTACTGGCTCGCTGCTTTTTGTTATTCGATGAGTTCCCGAAATCCAATAAATCCATGAGGCATAATAGCCTCCCAGCTTCCTCAATAGAAATGGTACAGTGACGAAGAGCGCTAACCCAATTCCCGCGGTAAACCATGACCGCTGCAAATTCGACCAATTCGGAAACGCAACATTCATGAGCCATTCCTTGTCGAACAAATGAAATGAGAAAAACTTTGAGCTTATTACTTCCGCCAGTGGCGATAACATTAATCCGATAGCTACTGCTGGAATGAGAATAGCGAATACAAACGAAAGAATACCTATCGGAAGCTGAATAATGCCATACGCCAAATTTCGATATTGCTGGATGTCCCCTAACACCTCAAGCCATCCCCGCCAGCTTTTAAGCCTTTCGTCACCGGCTACCGCTTTTAGACTCATCCCCTCCTCTAACGTTTGGTGCTGGATACTATCTGCCTCTCTATTTTCATAATCCGAAATCAACCGATTCTCTATGCGCAGCATCCGATGACACCAAATAAGAGTTCCTGCAAGTAATGGTAATCCAACGACGAATACGGCCAATGAAAGTCCTACACAAAGACCTGCAATAGCTATTACAAAAATAATAATCCGTCGCGGTAGTGATCCTATTAAAATTTTCCACGCTTTGAGTGCCTTCTTAAGCTTCATTATTTCTTGTCTCCCAACTAACCATCGTTGCCTTAATCATAAGGGAAAATTCGGAAAAGGGCACTTGGCTTTGGATCAGTTAAACACTGGACTAAAGTCTAGGCTGCATTAGCCTATTAGAATACTTTTTAATCCTTTTGATATGTTTACAATTTCGATACATGTCGATAAAACGCAGAAACATGACTCTCGTAATCTAACATCAGACAAAACATCTGAAGGAGAGTCATCTATGAATAAGAGAATCGTTTTTTCCGCCGCAATCGGCATAATCGCTATAGGTGTTTTATGGTCTAAAGCAGAAGCCTTGACGCATAGCAAGCCTGAAACAGCACCTATCGTCGCTTCTCCCTCTACTAAACCAACACCGAAGCCATCACCTGAGCCCTCTGTAGCACCTTCAGGAGGGCCTACAGAACCTACAAAGCAACCAATAGAAGAACCTTCTGTCAAACCCACTGACAAGCCCACAGGGAAGCCTACGCCTACTGGGAACATTAATCCACCTGTTAAGCAGCCTGTTAAGCCAGCCGATATAACCGCTCTTCTAGCTGCTAACTTACCTGAACTAAATTTCAAAAAAGACTCGGACGGCAAAATAATAGTAACCAACACTTCAAGTAATTATATACTCGTTAATAAAAAGCGCATGCTATCTTCGACTTATGTGCCTAAGGATTTGACAGTACCTAATGTGCCATTTTCTTTCTCAGGCAGCTCACCAAAGAAACAAATGCGCAGGGAAGCCGCTCTAGCTTTGGAATCCCTATTTAAGGCAGCGAAGAAAGATAAAATCGACCTAAAAGCCGTGTCCGGTTATCGCTCCTATGCCACTCAAAAATCTATTTTTCAAAGTAATTCCGATAAAAAGGGCGAAGAAGTAGCAAATCGGACAAGTGCACGCCCTGGACAAAGTGAGCATCAGACGGGTCTCGCTATGGATGTTTCTAGCGCTAGCGCCGGATATGATCTTGTTGAAAAATTTGGTGAAACCACTGAAGGAAAATGGCTTGCGAAGCATGCTGCAGAGCATGGGTTTATCATTCGATTCCTCAAGGGTAAAGAGTCTATAACGGGATATTCTTACGAACCATGGCATATTCGGTATATTGGCAAAGAAGTTGCAAAGGATATAACTAATAAGAAAGTGACGCTTGAGCAATATTTTGATACTATATCTGCTACCGTTAATAAATAAATTGAAGCTCTATGACTAGGTGACCCTATGAACAAAAGAATTCTTGTAGCCGACGATGAGCCAGGCATCGCCAATCCCATTTCTTATGCCTTTCGCAGGGAAGGATATGACGTAGAAACCGTCTTTGACGGAGAAGCTGCTCTGGAAAAGGCACTCAGCTTTAAACCTCACATTGCTATTCTAGACGTAATGATGCCTAAGCTGACTGGGTATGAGGTATGTAGGAAGCTGGATAATCGCTCTAATATGGGGATCATTCTGCTTACTGTCAAAAACGATATCGTGGACAAAATCGTTGGGCTAGAAATGGGCGCAGATGATTACATGACTAAGCCCTTTGACCTTCGAGAGCTTATTGCACGGGTTAAAGCGCTCCTGCGTCGCCTTGAAAAAAAAGAGCCCGAAGCAGAAACGATTACAGCAGGCGCTTTGAAAATACATTTACAGCTCCGTACTGTTCTAGTTGAGGATAGACCAGTAGAATTAACACCTAAGGAATTTGAGTTACTTACACTGTTGCTCTCCCATCCAGAACGGGTATACACACGAGATGAATTACTGGATACCCTCTGGGGGATCGAGTACGCGGCCGGAACAAGGACGGTAGACATTCACATGCAGCGCCTGCGCAAAAAATTAGGTGAGACGGGGCAGCTCGTTCTGCAAACTGTGTTCGGAGTAGGATACAAAGCCGTTGTGATCAGACAATGACCGCGATTAGCATCAAAATAAAGTTTAGTCTTTTTCTTGCCATTCTATTATTGCTCACTGTACTGGTGCTTAGCATCTTCGTTCTGAAGGGCATAGCGGATCAGCAGCAGCAGAAAATGGAGAAGGAGCTCCTTCAGCAAACAAGAATAGCCAATCTCAGCATTAAGCAAGCCTATCTGACTTCTCCACCTATCGAAGCTCAGCCGTTTCTTCGTAATCGAGGACAGCAGTTTGCCATGGACTTAGCCGTGTACGCAGGCATGCATGTTGTACTTTATGACAGCACTGGCAAGAAGGTAGGAGATTCCGTTCCCATAAGCTCGTCTTATGCTGTTGAGGATGCCTTATCTATTGCACTGCAAGGAAAGATAGCCTATCAACGCGAAGGACAATTATTATATTACTTAGCCCCTCTGCAAGGCCCCAACGAGCAGATGGGCGTCATCCTATTTCAATATTCGCAAGCCGAAGACATAAAGTTCTACCATACAATCGCAGGCTTGTTCATCCTTACCGGAGGAGCTGTTCTAGCCGCTAGCTTTATTTTGGGCTATCTCTATTTTAGACGTGCTACCTCGGCCATCATTAAGCTCAACCAAGCCGCCGAGCATATCCGCAGAGGGCAATTTCTGTTGTCTCATCCTCTTAAGCGAAGGGATGAGCTGGGACAGCTTAGCCAAGGAATTTTTTATATGAGCACAGAAATTCAGAATAGTATGACCGCTATGATTGCGGAGGAGAACAAGCTTCGTCAAGCTGTGGTCAAGCTTCAGAAGCTTGAGCAGCAGCAGAAGCAGTTTATCGGCAATATTAGTCATGAGTTTAAGACTCCCCTCACTTCCATTAAAGCCTACGTCGAGTTGATGGAGATGTACCGGGATGATGAAGCTTTGCACAGTGACGCGATACAGCATATTAGCCTTGAAACGGAGAGATTGATTGACATGGTTGAAAAAATCCTCCGATTAGCCG
This portion of the Cohnella abietis genome encodes:
- a CDS encoding histidinol-phosphatase, which produces MKFDLHTHHDRCGHASGKINDYIVSAIDAGFQVIGISDHSPYFAHEQDQPQPGIAMARSDFPNYIAEVLRLKEKYKDRIEVLLGVESDFYIDQIELYRKSYEPYPFDYIIGSVHQTRGISIFNRNRWNGKTEAEQIDEKKHYYELIRESANSGLFQVLGHIDAMKGYFPLFANITGAEAEIDETLKAVAANDISIEINTSGKTKYCGGWYPSDSLLERALHFGVDVTFGSDAHVPDRVGDEWDIVQKRLQEIGFKRWVFFRQKHKIIVPL
- a CDS encoding pirin family protein: MINIQRAIERYSADHGWLKSNFSFSFADYYDEKYLQFGPMRVLNDDSIAATEGFGMHPHREMEIVTVVLNGVLEHKDSLGNRAETTWGGIQRMSAGTGVFHSEYNISKDEQLDLLQMWFLPSVKGISPSYETTEFDTEGLADTLVPIASSNGVEGKIAHVHQDMTIYLSAPSAGKPLAFTQGAGRKVFLFVLEGEVSVNGEAKLGRRDAARIENVPELSILSEKGARIMLIDLP
- a CDS encoding winged helix-turn-helix transcriptional regulator; protein product: MDYSKMCPKYESAAELLGKKWTGLIIRVLLGGPKRFKDIKEQIPDMSDKMLTDRMKELESIGILTRTVYPEMPVRIEYELTEKGHNLEEVILSIQTWGENWM
- a CDS encoding sensor domain-containing protein; its protein translation is MKLKKALKAWKILIGSLPRRIIIFVIAIAGLCVGLSLAVFVVGLPLLAGTLIWCHRMLRIENRLISDYENREADSIQHQTLEEGMSLKAVAGDERLKSWRGWLEVLGDIQQYRNLAYGIIQLPIGILSFVFAILIPAVAIGLMLSPLAEVISSKFFSFHLFDKEWLMNVAFPNWSNLQRSWFTAGIGLALFVTVPFLLRKLGGYYASWIYWISGTHRITKSSEPVV
- a CDS encoding D-alanyl-D-alanine carboxypeptidase family protein produces the protein MNKRIVFSAAIGIIAIGVLWSKAEALTHSKPETAPIVASPSTKPTPKPSPEPSVAPSGGPTEPTKQPIEEPSVKPTDKPTGKPTPTGNINPPVKQPVKPADITALLAANLPELNFKKDSDGKIIVTNTSSNYILVNKKRMLSSTYVPKDLTVPNVPFSFSGSSPKKQMRREAALALESLFKAAKKDKIDLKAVSGYRSYATQKSIFQSNSDKKGEEVANRTSARPGQSEHQTGLAMDVSSASAGYDLVEKFGETTEGKWLAKHAAEHGFIIRFLKGKESITGYSYEPWHIRYIGKEVAKDITNKKVTLEQYFDTISATVNK
- a CDS encoding response regulator transcription factor, translating into MNKRILVADDEPGIANPISYAFRREGYDVETVFDGEAALEKALSFKPHIAILDVMMPKLTGYEVCRKLDNRSNMGIILLTVKNDIVDKIVGLEMGADDYMTKPFDLRELIARVKALLRRLEKKEPEAETITAGALKIHLQLRTVLVEDRPVELTPKEFELLTLLLSHPERVYTRDELLDTLWGIEYAAGTRTVDIHMQRLRKKLGETGQLVLQTVFGVGYKAVVIRQ
- a CDS encoding sensor histidine kinase produces the protein MTAISIKIKFSLFLAILLLLTVLVLSIFVLKGIADQQQQKMEKELLQQTRIANLSIKQAYLTSPPIEAQPFLRNRGQQFAMDLAVYAGMHVVLYDSTGKKVGDSVPISSSYAVEDALSIALQGKIAYQREGQLLYYLAPLQGPNEQMGVILFQYSQAEDIKFYHTIAGLFILTGGAVLAASFILGYLYFRRATSAIIKLNQAAEHIRRGQFLLSHPLKRRDELGQLSQGIFYMSTEIQNSMTAMIAEENKLRQAVVKLQKLEQQQKQFIGNISHEFKTPLTSIKAYVELMEMYRDDEALHSDAIQHISLETERLIDMVEKILRLAALEKYEFEHQAELVDIQELLLGLIDRMKAKAERFDVVMISHLEEAVIWADRENVVHIIINLLDNAIKYNMPGGQIMISNHETENKVIIEISNTGTRIPEEARDKIFEPFFTANTDRSRQTGGTGLGLALVKQLVEKHGGSIELMNSEAGTAFSLSFPSYQSRNDISKKEVLR